From a region of the Panicum virgatum strain AP13 chromosome 2K, P.virgatum_v5, whole genome shotgun sequence genome:
- the LOC120660207 gene encoding uncharacterized protein LOC120660207 — protein sequence MSCLGRAAVPVKRVWRGLSARLRLRRATGLGRLRKEVSTCEYSDVHVMWEMLSTSSNATRGRGGGAMAAAGKSSRRGRGRVGRKAAVAWSRLASYCCAL from the exons ATGTCGTGCCTGGGCCGCGCGGCGGTGCCGGTGAAGCGGGTGTGGCGCGGCCTCagcgcgcgcctccgcctccggcggGCCACCG GTCTGGGCCGGCTGCGGAAGGAGGTGAGCACGTGCGAGTACAGCGACGTGCACGTCATGTGGGAGATGCTCAGCACCAGCAGCAACGCCACGAggggcagaggaggaggagccatggccgccgccgggaagagctcgcggcggggcaggggcagggtGGGGAGGAAAGCCGCCGTCGCCTGGAGCCGCCTGGCCTCCTACTGCTGCGCGCTCTGA
- the LOC120695822 gene encoding uncharacterized protein LOC120695822: MPQVCSSGSHNLQDIVIAATTVTKNVKQPSFLNPAVMSANMSDWVIHTWSNSKMTASWKDWILDCKARASQATIPSKVMSKMLNSRLLLSPDEEGANPVRALGNLWVSHPALGTDDGVVYLLARLKFEDPKAFMIALDTRENTLIGSAKFATERKGGDGITYFPSNISKYIDPEARILPISKGLEDNYVESIDNEGTESVEFPTEKIAFSGIEFGDDDDASVDS; this comes from the exons ATGCCTCAGGTTTGTTCATCTGGAAGCCACAATCTCCAAGACATAGTTATAGCAGCAACGACAGTGACCAAGAATGTAAAGCAACCTTCTTTTCTGAACCCGGCCGTGATGTCCGCTAACATGTCTGACTGGGTGATCCATACATGGAGCAACTCCAAGATGACTGCCTCCTGGAAGGACTGGATCCTGGACTGCAAGGCCAGAGCATCACAGGCTACGATCCCCAGCAAGGTCATGTCAAAGATGCTAAACTCGAGATTATTGCTGTCACCTGATGAAGAAGGAGCAAATCCAGTGCGAGCCTTGGGGAACCTCTGGGTGTCCCACCCAGCTCTCGGCACTGATGATGGTGTCGTTTACCTGCTGGCCAGACTCAAATTCGAGGACCCCAAGGCATTCATGATCGCTCTTGACACCAGGGAGAATACTCTTATAGGCTCAGCCAAGTTCGCCACTGAAAGGAAAGGCGGTGATGGCATCACGTATTTCCCAAGTAACATCTCAAAGTATATCGACCCAGAGGCTAGGATTCTTCCTATCTCCAAAG GTCTTGAAGATAACTACGTGGAGTCAATCGACAATGAAGGCACTGAATCTGTTGAGTTTCCGACCGAAAAGATAGCTTTCTCTGGCATCGAGTTTGGTGACGATGATGATGCATCAGTTGATAGCTAG